A single window of Mangifera indica cultivar Alphonso chromosome 18, CATAS_Mindica_2.1, whole genome shotgun sequence DNA harbors:
- the LOC123201570 gene encoding OVARIAN TUMOR DOMAIN-containing deubiquitinating enzyme 12-like isoform X3, with amino-acid sequence MIMEEQDSGLLQWGLHFFECDPYLPSGYHGAMVQHDANDMYNGQYFRDHSDAECNQKTLNIHMQEKTTCNIPFRVMIINEGYECGQDESDDTGPSCSCSSPGEEDSFSLELSGECMLDEQVEKRLNQMIPIPHVPRINGEIPSIDEATTYHERLLSRLRSNGFVELKVQGDGNCQFCALSDQLYNTPEHHKYVRRQVVNQLKSHQEIYEGYVPMEYGEYLKKMSKSGEWGDNITLQAAADLVWIWVDILFLSFKFIMF; translated from the exons ATGATTATGGAGGAGCAAGATTCAGGTTTACTTCAATGGGgtcttcatttttttgaatgtgACCCTTATTTACCTTCTGGATATCATGGTGCGATGGTTCAGCATGATGCTAATGACATGTATAATGGTCAGTATTTCAGAGATCATAGTGATGCAGAGTGTAATCAg AAGACTCTCAATATTCACATGCAGGAGAAGACCACTTGCAACATTCCATTCAGGGTCATGATTATTAATGAAG GATATGAGTGTGGCCAAGATGAATCTGATGATACGGGGCCATCCTGTTCATGTTCTAGCCCTGGAGAGGAGGATTCCTTTTCCTTGGAGTTATCTGGTGAATGTATGCTAGATGAGCAAGTGGAAAAAAGGTTGAATCAAATGATTCCTATTCCT CATGTTCCTAGAATAAATGGGGAAATACCATCAATTGATGAAGCAACTACATATCATGAAAGACTACTGAGCAG atTGCGTTCAAATGGCTTTGTTGAGCTTAAAGTTCAAGGAGATGGAAACTGTCAG TTTTGTGCTTTGTCAGATCAACTCTATAACACACCTGAGCATCACAAATATGTGAGACGACAAGTTGTAAATCAG CTGAAGTCTCATCAAGAGATCTATGAAGGATATGTCCCCATGGAGTATGGTGAATATTTAAAGAAGATGTCCAA GAGTGGTGAGTGGGGTGATAACATCACGCTGCAGGCAGCTGCAGATTTGGTATGGATTTGGGTCGatattctctttctctctttcaagtttattatgttttga
- the LOC123201570 gene encoding OVARIAN TUMOR DOMAIN-containing deubiquitinating enzyme 12-like isoform X1, whose amino-acid sequence MIMEEQDSGLLQWGLHFFECDPYLPSGYHGAMVQHDANDMYNGQYFRDHSDAECNQKTLNIHMQEKTTCNIPFRVMIINEGYECGQDESDDTGPSCSCSSPGEEDSFSLELSGECMLDEQVEKRLNQMIPIPHVPRINGEIPSIDEATTYHERLLSRLRSNGFVELKVQGDGNCQFCALSDQLYNTPEHHKYVRRQVVNQLKSHQEIYEGYVPMEYGEYLKKMSKSGEWGDNITLQAAADLMYPRRSLDGRKDGGTSGNSLTNV is encoded by the exons ATGATTATGGAGGAGCAAGATTCAGGTTTACTTCAATGGGgtcttcatttttttgaatgtgACCCTTATTTACCTTCTGGATATCATGGTGCGATGGTTCAGCATGATGCTAATGACATGTATAATGGTCAGTATTTCAGAGATCATAGTGATGCAGAGTGTAATCAg AAGACTCTCAATATTCACATGCAGGAGAAGACCACTTGCAACATTCCATTCAGGGTCATGATTATTAATGAAG GATATGAGTGTGGCCAAGATGAATCTGATGATACGGGGCCATCCTGTTCATGTTCTAGCCCTGGAGAGGAGGATTCCTTTTCCTTGGAGTTATCTGGTGAATGTATGCTAGATGAGCAAGTGGAAAAAAGGTTGAATCAAATGATTCCTATTCCT CATGTTCCTAGAATAAATGGGGAAATACCATCAATTGATGAAGCAACTACATATCATGAAAGACTACTGAGCAG atTGCGTTCAAATGGCTTTGTTGAGCTTAAAGTTCAAGGAGATGGAAACTGTCAG TTTTGTGCTTTGTCAGATCAACTCTATAACACACCTGAGCATCACAAATATGTGAGACGACAAGTTGTAAATCAG CTGAAGTCTCATCAAGAGATCTATGAAGGATATGTCCCCATGGAGTATGGTGAATATTTAAAGAAGATGTCCAA GAGTGGTGAGTGGGGTGATAACATCACGCTGCAGGCAGCTGCAGATTTG
- the LOC123201570 gene encoding OVARIAN TUMOR DOMAIN-containing deubiquitinating enzyme 12-like isoform X4, with protein MIMEEQDSGLLQWGLHFFECDPYLPSGYHGAMVQHDANDMYNGQYFRDHSDAECNQEKTTCNIPFRVMIINEGYECGQDESDDTGPSCSCSSPGEEDSFSLELSGECMLDEQVEKRLNQMIPIPHVPRINGEIPSIDEATTYHERLLSRLRSNGFVELKVQGDGNCQFCALSDQLYNTPEHHKYVRRQVVNQLKSHQEIYEGYVPMEYGEYLKKMSKSGEWGDNITLQAAADLMYPRRSLDGRKDGGTSGNSLTNV; from the exons ATGATTATGGAGGAGCAAGATTCAGGTTTACTTCAATGGGgtcttcatttttttgaatgtgACCCTTATTTACCTTCTGGATATCATGGTGCGATGGTTCAGCATGATGCTAATGACATGTATAATGGTCAGTATTTCAGAGATCATAGTGATGCAGAGTGTAATCAg GAGAAGACCACTTGCAACATTCCATTCAGGGTCATGATTATTAATGAAG GATATGAGTGTGGCCAAGATGAATCTGATGATACGGGGCCATCCTGTTCATGTTCTAGCCCTGGAGAGGAGGATTCCTTTTCCTTGGAGTTATCTGGTGAATGTATGCTAGATGAGCAAGTGGAAAAAAGGTTGAATCAAATGATTCCTATTCCT CATGTTCCTAGAATAAATGGGGAAATACCATCAATTGATGAAGCAACTACATATCATGAAAGACTACTGAGCAG atTGCGTTCAAATGGCTTTGTTGAGCTTAAAGTTCAAGGAGATGGAAACTGTCAG TTTTGTGCTTTGTCAGATCAACTCTATAACACACCTGAGCATCACAAATATGTGAGACGACAAGTTGTAAATCAG CTGAAGTCTCATCAAGAGATCTATGAAGGATATGTCCCCATGGAGTATGGTGAATATTTAAAGAAGATGTCCAA GAGTGGTGAGTGGGGTGATAACATCACGCTGCAGGCAGCTGCAGATTTG
- the LOC123201570 gene encoding OVARIAN TUMOR DOMAIN-containing deubiquitinating enzyme 12-like isoform X2: MIMEEQDSGLLQWGLHFFECDPYLPSGYHGAMVQHDANDMYNGQYFRDHSDAECNQTLNIHMQEKTTCNIPFRVMIINEGYECGQDESDDTGPSCSCSSPGEEDSFSLELSGECMLDEQVEKRLNQMIPIPHVPRINGEIPSIDEATTYHERLLSRLRSNGFVELKVQGDGNCQFCALSDQLYNTPEHHKYVRRQVVNQLKSHQEIYEGYVPMEYGEYLKKMSKSGEWGDNITLQAAADLMYPRRSLDGRKDGGTSGNSLTNV, encoded by the exons ATGATTATGGAGGAGCAAGATTCAGGTTTACTTCAATGGGgtcttcatttttttgaatgtgACCCTTATTTACCTTCTGGATATCATGGTGCGATGGTTCAGCATGATGCTAATGACATGTATAATGGTCAGTATTTCAGAGATCATAGTGATGCAGAGTGTAATCAg ACTCTCAATATTCACATGCAGGAGAAGACCACTTGCAACATTCCATTCAGGGTCATGATTATTAATGAAG GATATGAGTGTGGCCAAGATGAATCTGATGATACGGGGCCATCCTGTTCATGTTCTAGCCCTGGAGAGGAGGATTCCTTTTCCTTGGAGTTATCTGGTGAATGTATGCTAGATGAGCAAGTGGAAAAAAGGTTGAATCAAATGATTCCTATTCCT CATGTTCCTAGAATAAATGGGGAAATACCATCAATTGATGAAGCAACTACATATCATGAAAGACTACTGAGCAG atTGCGTTCAAATGGCTTTGTTGAGCTTAAAGTTCAAGGAGATGGAAACTGTCAG TTTTGTGCTTTGTCAGATCAACTCTATAACACACCTGAGCATCACAAATATGTGAGACGACAAGTTGTAAATCAG CTGAAGTCTCATCAAGAGATCTATGAAGGATATGTCCCCATGGAGTATGGTGAATATTTAAAGAAGATGTCCAA GAGTGGTGAGTGGGGTGATAACATCACGCTGCAGGCAGCTGCAGATTTG
- the LOC123201570 gene encoding OVARIAN TUMOR DOMAIN-containing deubiquitinating enzyme 12-like isoform X5: MIMEEQDSGLLQWGLHFFECDPYLPSGYHGAMVQHDANDMYNGQYFRDHSDAECNQKTLNIHMQEKTTCNIPFRVMIINEGYECGQDESDDTGPSCSCSSPGEEDSFSLELSGECMLDEQVEKRLNQMIPIPHVPRINGEIPSIDEATTYHERLLSRLRSNGFVELKVQGDGNCQFCALSDQLYNTPEHHKYVRRQVVNQLKSHQEIYEGYVPMEYGEYLKKMSKSGEWGDNITLQAAADLESRRKKRWWNFGK, translated from the exons ATGATTATGGAGGAGCAAGATTCAGGTTTACTTCAATGGGgtcttcatttttttgaatgtgACCCTTATTTACCTTCTGGATATCATGGTGCGATGGTTCAGCATGATGCTAATGACATGTATAATGGTCAGTATTTCAGAGATCATAGTGATGCAGAGTGTAATCAg AAGACTCTCAATATTCACATGCAGGAGAAGACCACTTGCAACATTCCATTCAGGGTCATGATTATTAATGAAG GATATGAGTGTGGCCAAGATGAATCTGATGATACGGGGCCATCCTGTTCATGTTCTAGCCCTGGAGAGGAGGATTCCTTTTCCTTGGAGTTATCTGGTGAATGTATGCTAGATGAGCAAGTGGAAAAAAGGTTGAATCAAATGATTCCTATTCCT CATGTTCCTAGAATAAATGGGGAAATACCATCAATTGATGAAGCAACTACATATCATGAAAGACTACTGAGCAG atTGCGTTCAAATGGCTTTGTTGAGCTTAAAGTTCAAGGAGATGGAAACTGTCAG TTTTGTGCTTTGTCAGATCAACTCTATAACACACCTGAGCATCACAAATATGTGAGACGACAAGTTGTAAATCAG CTGAAGTCTCATCAAGAGATCTATGAAGGATATGTCCCCATGGAGTATGGTGAATATTTAAAGAAGATGTCCAA GAGTGGTGAGTGGGGTGATAACATCACGCTGCAGGCAGCTGCAGATTTG
- the LOC123201570 gene encoding OVARIAN TUMOR DOMAIN-containing deubiquitinating enzyme 10-like isoform X6 → MIMEEQDSGLLQWGLHFFECDPYLPSGYHGAMVQHDANDMYNGQYFRDHSDAECNQKTLNIHMQEKTTCNIPFRVMIINEGYECGQDESDDTGPSCSCSSPGEEDSFSLELSGECMLDEQVEKRLNQMIPIPHVPRINGEIPSIDEATTYHERLLSRLRSNGFVELKVQGDGNCQFCALSDQLYNTPEHHKYVRRQVVNQVCCSRAEVSSRDL, encoded by the exons ATGATTATGGAGGAGCAAGATTCAGGTTTACTTCAATGGGgtcttcatttttttgaatgtgACCCTTATTTACCTTCTGGATATCATGGTGCGATGGTTCAGCATGATGCTAATGACATGTATAATGGTCAGTATTTCAGAGATCATAGTGATGCAGAGTGTAATCAg AAGACTCTCAATATTCACATGCAGGAGAAGACCACTTGCAACATTCCATTCAGGGTCATGATTATTAATGAAG GATATGAGTGTGGCCAAGATGAATCTGATGATACGGGGCCATCCTGTTCATGTTCTAGCCCTGGAGAGGAGGATTCCTTTTCCTTGGAGTTATCTGGTGAATGTATGCTAGATGAGCAAGTGGAAAAAAGGTTGAATCAAATGATTCCTATTCCT CATGTTCCTAGAATAAATGGGGAAATACCATCAATTGATGAAGCAACTACATATCATGAAAGACTACTGAGCAG atTGCGTTCAAATGGCTTTGTTGAGCTTAAAGTTCAAGGAGATGGAAACTGTCAG TTTTGTGCTTTGTCAGATCAACTCTATAACACACCTGAGCATCACAAATATGTGAGACGACAAGTTGTAAATCAGGTTTGTTGTTCTAGAG CTGAAGTCTCATCAAGAGATCTATGA
- the LOC123201569 gene encoding serine/threonine-protein kinase PCRK1-like isoform X2: protein MKCFQFGNRDKRDEPISPRTPKSAVSMRSSCSAFTDNGAELNSQNVSAISTESARRPSFPTSQKPSNLQVFTIADLKSSTKNFSRSAMVGEGGFGCVYKGLIKNSEDPSQRVEVAVKQLGRRGTQGHKEWVTEVNVLGVVEHPNLVKLVGYCAEDDERGTQRLLVYEFMPNGSVDQHLSPRSRTTLPWTMRLKIAQDAARGLKYLHEEMDFQIVGTLGYAAPEYVQTGRLAARSDVWSYGVFLYELITGRSPVDRNRPKGEQKLLEWVKPYLSDPKRFRQILDPRLEGKYSLRSVHKLATIANRCLARNPKARPKMSEVLELVTKIIEGSTETGSPQLPLRNSESMEASRDIKMKNKRTIMETKIWESNWLSWKWRTKLVRTC from the exons ATGAAGTGTTTCCAATTCGGTAATAGAGACAAGAGAGATGAACCCATCTCTCCAAGGACCCCAAAGTCAGCAGTTTCGATGCGGTCCTCATGTTCTGCTTTTACTGATAATGGAGCTGAATTGAATTCACAAAATGTATCAGCCATCAGCACTGAGTCTGCCAGAAGGCCCTCGTTTCCCACTTCTCAGAAACCCAGTAATCTTCAAGTGTTCACCATCGCCGATCTGAAGTCATCCACCAAGAATTTTAGTCGCTCTGCTATGGTTGGAGAAGGTGGGTTTGGCTGTGTTTATAAGGGGTTGATCAAGAATTCGGAGGATCCATCTCAAAGAGTTGAAGTTGCAGTGAAACAGCTTGGTAGAAGAGGGACGCAG GGACACAAAGAATGGGTGACAGAGGTGAATGTTCTTGGGGTTGTTGAGCACCCAAACCTTGTAAAATTGGTGGGGTACTGTGCTGAGGACGATGAGAGGGGAACCCAGCGGCTTCTAGTATATGAATTTATGCCTAATGGAAGTGTGGATCAACATTTATCCCCTCGATCACGGACGACTCTTCCATGGACCATGAGATTGAAAATTGCCCAAGATGCTGCTCGGGGTTTAAAGTACCTACATGAAGAAATGGATTTTCAG ATTGTAGGTACATTGGGATATGCAGCTCCCGAATATGTCCAAACTGGTCGTCTGGCTGCCAGGAGTGATGTATGGAGCTATGGTGTCTTTCTTTATGAACTAATCACAGGAAGGAGCCCCGTAGACCGGAACCGTCCCAAGGGTGAGCAGAAACTACTGGAATGGGTAAAGCCATACTTGTCAGACCCCAAAAGATTTCGACAAATATTGGACCCCAGGCTTGAAGGTAAATACTCTCTTAGGTCAGTCCACAAACTAGCAACCATAGCCAATCGATGCTTGGCCCGAAACCCCAAGGCACGTCCAAAGATGAGCGAGGTATTGGAGCTGGTGACTAAAATTATAGAGGGATCGACAGAAACCGGAAGTCCTCAACTACCCTTAAGGAATTCCGAATCTATGGAAGCTTCTCGGgacattaaaatgaaaaataagagaaCCATTATGGAAACAAAAATTTGGGAAAGTAATTGGTTGAGTTGGAAGTGGAGAACGAAACTGGTAAGGACTTGCTGA
- the LOC123201569 gene encoding serine/threonine-protein kinase PCRK1-like isoform X1, whose amino-acid sequence MKCFQFGNRDKRDEPISPRTPKSAVSMRSSCSAFTDNGAELNSQNVSAISTESARRPSFPTSQKPSNLQVFTIADLKSSTKNFSRSAMVGEGGFGCVYKGLIKNSEDPSQRVEVAVKQLGRRGTQGHKEWVTEVNVLGVVEHPNLVKLVGYCAEDDERGTQRLLVYEFMPNGSVDQHLSPRSRTTLPWTMRLKIAQDAARGLKYLHEEMDFQIIVRDFKSSNILLDEDWNAKLSDFGLARLGPSEGLTHVSTAIVGTLGYAAPEYVQTGRLAARSDVWSYGVFLYELITGRSPVDRNRPKGEQKLLEWVKPYLSDPKRFRQILDPRLEGKYSLRSVHKLATIANRCLARNPKARPKMSEVLELVTKIIEGSTETGSPQLPLRNSESMEASRDIKMKNKRTIMETKIWESNWLSWKWRTKLVRTC is encoded by the exons ATGAAGTGTTTCCAATTCGGTAATAGAGACAAGAGAGATGAACCCATCTCTCCAAGGACCCCAAAGTCAGCAGTTTCGATGCGGTCCTCATGTTCTGCTTTTACTGATAATGGAGCTGAATTGAATTCACAAAATGTATCAGCCATCAGCACTGAGTCTGCCAGAAGGCCCTCGTTTCCCACTTCTCAGAAACCCAGTAATCTTCAAGTGTTCACCATCGCCGATCTGAAGTCATCCACCAAGAATTTTAGTCGCTCTGCTATGGTTGGAGAAGGTGGGTTTGGCTGTGTTTATAAGGGGTTGATCAAGAATTCGGAGGATCCATCTCAAAGAGTTGAAGTTGCAGTGAAACAGCTTGGTAGAAGAGGGACGCAG GGACACAAAGAATGGGTGACAGAGGTGAATGTTCTTGGGGTTGTTGAGCACCCAAACCTTGTAAAATTGGTGGGGTACTGTGCTGAGGACGATGAGAGGGGAACCCAGCGGCTTCTAGTATATGAATTTATGCCTAATGGAAGTGTGGATCAACATTTATCCCCTCGATCACGGACGACTCTTCCATGGACCATGAGATTGAAAATTGCCCAAGATGCTGCTCGGGGTTTAAAGTACCTACATGAAGAAATGGATTTTCAG ATCATTGTCAGAGATTTCAAGTCTTCAAATATCCTTCTTGATGAGGATTGGAATGCAAAGCTATCAGATTTTGGTTTGGCAAGATTAGGTCCTTCAGAAGGATTGACCCATGTTTCAACAGCA ATTGTAGGTACATTGGGATATGCAGCTCCCGAATATGTCCAAACTGGTCGTCTGGCTGCCAGGAGTGATGTATGGAGCTATGGTGTCTTTCTTTATGAACTAATCACAGGAAGGAGCCCCGTAGACCGGAACCGTCCCAAGGGTGAGCAGAAACTACTGGAATGGGTAAAGCCATACTTGTCAGACCCCAAAAGATTTCGACAAATATTGGACCCCAGGCTTGAAGGTAAATACTCTCTTAGGTCAGTCCACAAACTAGCAACCATAGCCAATCGATGCTTGGCCCGAAACCCCAAGGCACGTCCAAAGATGAGCGAGGTATTGGAGCTGGTGACTAAAATTATAGAGGGATCGACAGAAACCGGAAGTCCTCAACTACCCTTAAGGAATTCCGAATCTATGGAAGCTTCTCGGgacattaaaatgaaaaataagagaaCCATTATGGAAACAAAAATTTGGGAAAGTAATTGGTTGAGTTGGAAGTGGAGAACGAAACTGGTAAGGACTTGCTGA
- the LOC123201856 gene encoding uncharacterized protein LOC123201856 isoform X2, with product MEKGPHVHEKFTNMKSQRVKVEEPFAPALQDEAAEVSNLHAEPKTDHVSVDGVLCFGKENPGKCLDMKDFTYGLEHGFRTNYGGLDSFNTPGEDDLKLEGLDGLLDDVDEVDDIHAAHDLSSVCEDFLLESECKNGSLAKLTSCELHNTIKSECECKVPIEDTEGPSSLDVLEYDELDNDDNCLLSSILSKCKKRAKSSALGNQVKRPRKPTQRYMEEFSDQKSKSLLDGQKVSATVLKDKRLKVISRNQSSNQCGNQVPSVSRSRGRCLKNCAPIMGFESDDDPDVSGSHDTCVRKKKTKVDVDRRKHQRMWTLSEVMKLIDGIAQYGVGRWTDIKRLLFPSSSHRTPIDLRDKWRNLLRASCVQKKNKGEVESKNVIRALPRSVLCQIRELATIHPYPRVCNSKISCDNNIASSKLSAKSKGARPRPSPCGHRKRHT from the exons ATGGAAAAAGGACCACATGTGCATGAGAAGTTTACCAACATGAAGAGCCAAAGA GTAAAGGTAGAAGAACCTTTTGCTCCTGCATTACAAGATGAAGCAGCTGAGGTTTCCAATTTACATGCTGAACCTAAAACGGACCATGTTTCAGTTGATGGTGTGTTATGTTTTGGTAAGGAGAATCCAGGAAAGTGCCTGGACATGAAGGATTTTACCTATGGATTGGAGCATGGCTTCAGAACAAATTATG GTGGGCTAGATTCTTTTAATACTCCTGGAGAAGATGATTTAAAGCTCGAG GGTCTTGATGGATTGCTGGATGATGTTGATGAGGTGGATGATATTCATGCAGCACACGATCTCTCTAGCGTATGTGAAGATTTTCTCTTGG AATCTGAATGCAAGAATGGTTCACTCGCCAAGCTGACCAGCTGTGAGCTACATAATACCATTAAAAGTGAATGCGAATGTAAAGTTCCAATTGAGGACACCGAGGGCCCTAGTTCTCTTGATGTGCTTGAATATGATGAGTTGGATAATGATGACAATTGTTTATTGAGTAGCATATTGTCTAAGTGTAAGAAGAGGGCAAAGAGCTCTGCTCTAGGAAACCAAGTTAAGCGACCGCGTAAACCTACTCAGAGATACATGGAAGAATTTTCAGATCAGAAGTCAAAATCTCTACTGGATGGACAAAAAGTTTCAGCTACTGTATTGAAGGATAAACGCTTAAAAGTCATATCACGTAATCAGTCTTCTAATCAATGTGGCAATCAAGTGCCATCAGTGTCACGGTCAAGAGGACGATGTCTAAAAAACTGTGCACCCATAATG GGATTTGAATCTGATGACGATCCTGATGTATCTGGGTCACATGATACTTGtgtgagaaagaaaaaaactaaagtaGATGTTGACCGGAGGAAGCATCAAAGGATGTGGACTCTTTCTGAGGTGATGAAGCTGATTGATGGTATAGCTCAATATGGAGTTGGAAGATGGACTGACATAAAAAGGCTCTTGTTTCCGTCATCTTCTCACCGCACACCGATAGATCTGAGG GACAAATGGCGAAATCTTCTGAGAGCTAGCTGCGTACAGAAGAAGAACAAGGGAGAG GTTGAGTCAAAGAATGTCATACGGGCCTTACCAAGGTCTGTGTTATGCCAAATTCGTGAATTGGCAACCATTCATCCATATCCAAGAGTGTGCAACTCAAAGATCTCATGCGATAATAATATTGCTTCATCCAAACTTTCTGCAAAAAGTAAAGGTGCACGGCCTAGACCTAGCCCCTGTGGGCATAGGAAGAGGCATACTTGA
- the LOC123201856 gene encoding uncharacterized protein LOC123201856 isoform X1, translating to MEKGPHVHEKFTNMKSQRVKVEEPFAPALQDEAAEVSNLHAEPKTDHVSVDGVLCFGKENPGKCLDMKDFTYGLEHGFRTNYGGLDSFNTPGEDDLKLEGLDGLLDDVDEVDDIHAAHDLSSVCEDFLLDFEFTEQVTKLDYVPIKGSHFGNSSSESHSPGLSGTCNVAIGISKLSTTIVPESECKNGSLAKLTSCELHNTIKSECECKVPIEDTEGPSSLDVLEYDELDNDDNCLLSSILSKCKKRAKSSALGNQVKRPRKPTQRYMEEFSDQKSKSLLDGQKVSATVLKDKRLKVISRNQSSNQCGNQVPSVSRSRGRCLKNCAPIMGFESDDDPDVSGSHDTCVRKKKTKVDVDRRKHQRMWTLSEVMKLIDGIAQYGVGRWTDIKRLLFPSSSHRTPIDLRDKWRNLLRASCVQKKNKGEVESKNVIRALPRSVLCQIRELATIHPYPRVCNSKISCDNNIASSKLSAKSKGARPRPSPCGHRKRHT from the exons ATGGAAAAAGGACCACATGTGCATGAGAAGTTTACCAACATGAAGAGCCAAAGA GTAAAGGTAGAAGAACCTTTTGCTCCTGCATTACAAGATGAAGCAGCTGAGGTTTCCAATTTACATGCTGAACCTAAAACGGACCATGTTTCAGTTGATGGTGTGTTATGTTTTGGTAAGGAGAATCCAGGAAAGTGCCTGGACATGAAGGATTTTACCTATGGATTGGAGCATGGCTTCAGAACAAATTATG GTGGGCTAGATTCTTTTAATACTCCTGGAGAAGATGATTTAAAGCTCGAG GGTCTTGATGGATTGCTGGATGATGTTGATGAGGTGGATGATATTCATGCAGCACACGATCTCTCTAGCGTATGTGAAGATTTTCTCTTGG ATTTTGAATTTACTGAACAAGTTACCAAATTGGATTATGTTCCAATAAAAGGATCACATTTTGGTAACTCTAGTTCAGAAAGCCATTCACCAGGTCTTAGTGGAACTTGTAATGTAGCAATTGGAATATCTAAATTGTCAACAACTATTGTTCCAGAATCTGAATGCAAGAATGGTTCACTCGCCAAGCTGACCAGCTGTGAGCTACATAATACCATTAAAAGTGAATGCGAATGTAAAGTTCCAATTGAGGACACCGAGGGCCCTAGTTCTCTTGATGTGCTTGAATATGATGAGTTGGATAATGATGACAATTGTTTATTGAGTAGCATATTGTCTAAGTGTAAGAAGAGGGCAAAGAGCTCTGCTCTAGGAAACCAAGTTAAGCGACCGCGTAAACCTACTCAGAGATACATGGAAGAATTTTCAGATCAGAAGTCAAAATCTCTACTGGATGGACAAAAAGTTTCAGCTACTGTATTGAAGGATAAACGCTTAAAAGTCATATCACGTAATCAGTCTTCTAATCAATGTGGCAATCAAGTGCCATCAGTGTCACGGTCAAGAGGACGATGTCTAAAAAACTGTGCACCCATAATG GGATTTGAATCTGATGACGATCCTGATGTATCTGGGTCACATGATACTTGtgtgagaaagaaaaaaactaaagtaGATGTTGACCGGAGGAAGCATCAAAGGATGTGGACTCTTTCTGAGGTGATGAAGCTGATTGATGGTATAGCTCAATATGGAGTTGGAAGATGGACTGACATAAAAAGGCTCTTGTTTCCGTCATCTTCTCACCGCACACCGATAGATCTGAGG GACAAATGGCGAAATCTTCTGAGAGCTAGCTGCGTACAGAAGAAGAACAAGGGAGAG GTTGAGTCAAAGAATGTCATACGGGCCTTACCAAGGTCTGTGTTATGCCAAATTCGTGAATTGGCAACCATTCATCCATATCCAAGAGTGTGCAACTCAAAGATCTCATGCGATAATAATATTGCTTCATCCAAACTTTCTGCAAAAAGTAAAGGTGCACGGCCTAGACCTAGCCCCTGTGGGCATAGGAAGAGGCATACTTGA